A region of uncultured Carboxylicivirga sp. DNA encodes the following proteins:
- the dnaG gene encoding DNA primase, whose translation MDAKRVIEQINDEVYEVVSNFVTLKKAGINYKACCPLHNEKTASFSVNPAKGIFKCFGCDKGGNAIEFIKEHENVDFKEAVEIGAKLLNLNFEWKKSSNWDEAKFKHEESLKIACSIIEKFFLEQVNHKDAQQYIKERNMAIPENGSFKIGYAPTDNALLAHAREKGLKTEILEEIGVLKSNDKGVYDFFRNRLIFPVSNSRGQTIAFAGRDLNENPKVKYLNTPESSIYIKGNELYALNVARFAIKNNDRAYIVEGYSDVLRMHDIDVVNTVATCGTALTNAQAKLLKKYTNKATLIYDGDSAGRNAMCRNAEILIKNQFHVSVLVLPEKQDPDSLFTDNKTFLQYDEQQEDYIIYKTAEYADRFANDPVKKSEVIKRMAALICCYDKTNQEVYLDFVSEQIKPKKAWQDALKDYSQPTEKKVKKKENISDIIKLKKEQQENLLTNQFYEEGGAYWTVEGKNPKQISNFTFEALFCVFHKDPQGRTDLKYVLRLMSQYGRKRLAIISSDDFCTPASFKKQVHRRHGFFWYGNDSQLDNIKNVKLLGIPEAKELERVGYNEENRFWVFANGLYYTKNFHPIDEYGITTHATQINNMDEFENIPPESQIRINDTFHVLNTTAEFIGKYGKDKLKENIKQGQVHLLHFFYLPYGKALKIGSSDGGNPFKENSKYVKPIKGSNWNFGKWATSMSSVYPGNAELLIAYYISTVFSDLIYKANFGYFPLLFLFGKRQSGKSTAARSIMYMFGKPPMEDGINLASGSTSTGMQRSMDSTTNHPFWGNEYKNSIHKNTIEALKGIADRNGKLTGVKSGGNETRIAKPRGSGIISGQDLPTQDPALCSRSLLGEFDDTNRGNYSDLKSFKAAEESLQFTNITCTVFDFRYLVEEHYSKEEPGVSSEVMDELTQEYGNVDRRTVLNISSVLTPMKILMEHSDLEFPFDYHTAKQALIRSAKLTISVQHQSDEVEQYFHVLQSLVNLYKLTEDVHYKIVVGENNSKQLYLRVGSIHGLYREQARKEGLTTLDQAVVGEYLKKHRSFIEHRRKNVLFGKSRTSAYILNYDMLKDQGIELERITL comes from the coding sequence ATGGATGCAAAAAGGGTCATAGAGCAAATCAATGATGAAGTTTACGAGGTAGTCTCCAATTTTGTCACACTAAAGAAAGCAGGGATTAATTACAAAGCTTGTTGTCCGCTTCATAATGAGAAAACGGCTTCGTTCAGCGTTAACCCGGCAAAAGGCATTTTCAAATGCTTTGGTTGTGACAAAGGCGGTAATGCCATTGAGTTTATAAAGGAGCATGAAAATGTTGATTTTAAAGAAGCCGTTGAAATTGGCGCAAAGCTTTTGAACCTCAATTTTGAATGGAAGAAAAGCTCCAATTGGGATGAAGCTAAATTCAAACATGAAGAAAGCCTAAAAATTGCTTGTAGTATTATTGAGAAGTTCTTTTTGGAACAGGTTAATCACAAAGATGCCCAGCAGTATATCAAGGAGCGTAATATGGCTATTCCTGAAAACGGCAGCTTCAAAATTGGTTATGCTCCAACAGATAATGCTCTACTGGCCCATGCACGAGAAAAAGGATTAAAAACAGAGATACTTGAAGAAATTGGCGTACTTAAAAGCAATGACAAAGGCGTTTATGACTTTTTTAGAAACCGATTGATATTCCCTGTTTCCAATTCACGAGGTCAGACCATTGCTTTTGCAGGGCGTGACCTGAATGAAAATCCGAAGGTTAAGTATTTGAATACACCTGAAAGCAGCATCTACATCAAAGGCAATGAGCTGTATGCTTTAAATGTGGCTCGCTTTGCCATTAAAAACAATGACAGAGCATATATAGTTGAAGGTTATTCCGATGTACTTCGGATGCACGATATAGATGTGGTAAATACAGTAGCCACTTGTGGAACTGCACTTACCAATGCACAGGCAAAGCTCCTGAAAAAATATACCAACAAGGCTACTCTTATTTACGATGGCGATAGTGCCGGGCGAAATGCCATGTGCCGAAATGCTGAAATCCTGATAAAGAACCAATTTCATGTTTCGGTATTGGTACTCCCGGAAAAACAAGACCCTGATTCTCTATTTACCGACAACAAAACGTTTCTTCAGTACGATGAACAACAGGAGGATTACATCATCTACAAAACGGCTGAATATGCTGACCGCTTTGCAAATGACCCTGTAAAGAAATCGGAAGTAATAAAACGGATGGCTGCCTTGATATGCTGCTATGATAAAACAAATCAGGAGGTTTATCTTGACTTTGTTTCTGAACAGATTAAACCTAAGAAAGCATGGCAGGATGCTTTAAAGGATTATAGTCAGCCTACGGAGAAGAAGGTTAAGAAAAAGGAAAATATCAGCGATATAATCAAGCTAAAAAAAGAACAACAGGAAAACCTTCTGACCAATCAGTTTTATGAAGAAGGTGGAGCTTATTGGACGGTTGAAGGCAAGAATCCGAAGCAAATATCCAACTTTACTTTTGAAGCCCTGTTTTGTGTGTTCCATAAAGACCCACAAGGCAGAACCGACCTGAAATATGTTTTGCGACTGATGAGCCAATATGGAAGAAAACGCCTGGCTATTATTTCATCCGATGATTTTTGTACCCCTGCATCTTTCAAGAAACAGGTACACCGCCGTCATGGATTCTTTTGGTATGGTAACGATAGCCAGCTCGACAACATTAAAAACGTGAAACTACTTGGAATACCTGAAGCCAAAGAGTTAGAGCGTGTAGGTTACAATGAGGAAAACCGCTTTTGGGTATTTGCAAATGGTTTGTACTACACTAAAAACTTTCATCCAATTGATGAATACGGAATCACTACGCACGCTACACAAATAAACAACATGGATGAATTTGAAAACATTCCTCCGGAAAGTCAGATACGAATTAACGATACCTTTCATGTACTCAACACCACCGCAGAGTTTATCGGTAAGTATGGAAAAGATAAGCTAAAGGAGAATATTAAACAGGGCCAGGTTCATTTGTTGCATTTCTTCTATCTACCCTATGGTAAAGCTCTTAAAATAGGTAGTTCCGATGGTGGTAATCCATTTAAAGAAAACTCAAAGTATGTGAAGCCAATAAAAGGCAGCAATTGGAACTTTGGAAAATGGGCAACATCAATGAGTAGTGTTTATCCCGGTAATGCCGAATTATTGATTGCCTATTACATATCAACCGTTTTTAGTGACCTTATCTACAAAGCCAATTTCGGGTACTTCCCTTTATTGTTCCTTTTCGGGAAACGCCAATCAGGTAAGAGTACCGCAGCCCGAAGTATCATGTATATGTTTGGTAAGCCACCAATGGAAGATGGTATCAACCTCGCATCGGGAAGTACAAGTACAGGTATGCAGCGTAGTATGGATTCTACGACCAATCATCCGTTTTGGGGCAATGAGTACAAGAATAGCATTCACAAGAATACCATTGAAGCCTTAAAAGGTATTGCCGACCGTAATGGAAAATTGACAGGTGTAAAATCGGGAGGCAACGAAACACGTATTGCAAAGCCCAGGGGTTCGGGTATAATTAGTGGTCAGGACTTACCTACACAAGACCCTGCTTTATGTAGCCGTAGTTTGTTGGGCGAATTTGATGATACCAACCGGGGGAACTATTCCGATTTAAAATCATTCAAAGCAGCCGAGGAAAGTTTGCAGTTTACCAATATAACATGTACAGTATTTGATTTTCGGTATTTGGTTGAAGAACATTACTCAAAAGAGGAACCGGGAGTAAGTTCAGAGGTCATGGATGAACTGACCCAAGAGTACGGCAATGTTGACCGTAGGACGGTACTCAATATTTCATCGGTTCTTACGCCAATGAAAATTCTTATGGAGCATTCCGATTTGGAGTTTCCATTTGATTATCATACAGCAAAACAAGCTTTGATTCGCTCTGCAAAACTTACCATATCCGTACAGCATCAAAGCGATGAAGTGGAGCAATACTTCCATGTGCTGCAATCATTGGTTAACCTCTACAAACTCACCGAAGATGTACATTACAAGATTGTTGTTGGAGAAAACAACAGTAAACAACTTTACCTGAGAGTTGGCTCGATACATGGACTGTACAGAGAACAAGCACGGAAAGAAGGATTAACTACGCTTGACCAGGCAGTTGTTGGTGAGTACCTGAAGAAACACCGCTCATTTATAGAACACCGTAGGAAAAATGTATTGTTTGGCAAAAGCCGGACAAGTGCCTACATACTGAATTATGACATGCTCAAAGACCAGGGCATTGAATTGGAAAGGATAACCTTATAA
- a CDS encoding Rpn family recombination-promoting nuclease/putative transposase, translated as MKKNDNVQKNNNIHDNFFKSLFSVKENLADLLHGSLPKDVLQGLKIKSLEYDPTEYVDQELAPYFKDISCNMLFGHTDIKVSLLYEHKSYPDKNIHLQLLRYILNVWENQVANKQKLTPVITMVFYHGKRKWNDSGFVQVPEVLKRFVPLFDYALFDTKDIEDHAIIRHFKRPSVKVAVWFMKRSDNLIGFIKNNPDLAREMFSQLKEIDETIFQKIALYLYKVSGLEPDKIDEIMETISPQVKDAFAEAANELKYLGKKEVVVKMIAKGYSDNEISEITDIAIEDIQKIRTNNSH; from the coding sequence ATGAAAAAGAATGATAACGTACAGAAAAACAATAACATTCACGATAATTTCTTTAAAAGCCTCTTTTCAGTAAAAGAGAATCTTGCCGATTTGCTTCATGGCTCTTTGCCTAAAGATGTTTTGCAAGGACTTAAAATTAAAAGTCTGGAGTATGACCCAACCGAATATGTTGACCAGGAGCTTGCACCGTATTTCAAAGATATTTCATGCAATATGCTATTTGGTCATACGGATATTAAAGTCTCCTTACTGTACGAACACAAGAGTTATCCCGATAAAAACATACACCTACAATTGCTACGGTATATTTTGAATGTTTGGGAGAACCAGGTAGCCAATAAGCAAAAACTTACTCCTGTTATTACAATGGTATTCTATCACGGTAAACGAAAATGGAATGATTCGGGTTTTGTTCAGGTTCCGGAGGTGCTTAAACGCTTTGTGCCTTTATTTGATTATGCTTTGTTTGATACAAAAGATATTGAAGACCATGCTATCATCCGTCACTTTAAAAGACCTAGTGTAAAAGTAGCTGTATGGTTTATGAAGCGCAGCGATAATCTTATTGGCTTTATCAAGAATAACCCTGATTTGGCACGAGAAATGTTCAGTCAGCTAAAGGAAATTGACGAAACTATTTTCCAAAAAATAGCGTTATATTTGTATAAAGTTTCTGGTTTAGAACCGGATAAAATAGATGAGATTATGGAAACAATTTCACCACAAGTTAAAGATGCTTTTGCAGAAGCTGCCAACGAACTGAAATACTTAGGTAAGAAAGAAGTTGTAGTAAAAATGATTGCAAAAGGTTATTCGGATAATGAAATATCTGAAATAACAGATATTGCCATTGAGGATATTCAAAAGATTCGGACAAACAACTCTCATTAA
- a CDS encoding DUF4248 domain-containing protein, whose translation MIIRRTILKQDLVKKLYPDSISTKSAMQQLRNEIDICPVLKQRIEQAGNTKRHYYNKQQLLLILEHFCITLDEFEQL comes from the coding sequence ATGATAATACGCAGAACAATATTAAAGCAGGATTTGGTGAAGAAACTTTACCCTGATAGTATTTCCACTAAGTCAGCTATGCAGCAGCTCCGTAACGAAATTGACATTTGCCCGGTACTCAAGCAACGTATTGAACAGGCAGGAAATACAAAACGCCACTACTACAACAAACAACAGCTCCTTTTAATCCTGGAACACTTTTGTATAACACTTGATGAATTTGAACAGCTATGA
- a CDS encoding class I SAM-dependent DNA methyltransferase: MAKKNGNGANESLEKKLWTTADKLRKNIDAAEYKHVVLGLIFLKYISDAFEDHYAKLVAGEGEYAGADPEDKDEYGAENVFFVPEKARWAYIQSQAKMPNIGKLIDDAMDLIEADNATLKGILPKTFGRSNLDPQTLGGLIDTIGTIALGDEKAKSQDVLGRVYEYFLGQFALAEGQKGGQFYTPESIVKLLVEMLEPYKGRVYDPCCGSGGMFVQSEKFIESHQGRLDDISVYGQESNQTTYRLCRMNLAIRGIDGSNIKWNTEGSFLNNAHKDLKADYIIANPPFNVSDWSGELLRDDARWQYGVPPTGNANFGWVQHFLYHLKPDGGHAGFVLANGSLSSNTGGEGAIRQKLVENDLVECIVMLPKALFFNTGIPACLWFLRRGKKQRNGETLFIDASDLGVMINRKNRVLEAEDVSKVADVYHNWLKQSEDYEDVKGFCKSATIEDIQKHKFVLTPGRYVGIPDEEDDGIPFQEKIDTLTTRLREQMNQAQELDKEIKTQLAKIGIEL; the protein is encoded by the coding sequence ATGGCAAAGAAGAACGGAAACGGAGCAAACGAATCGCTCGAAAAGAAGTTGTGGACTACCGCAGACAAATTGCGTAAAAATATTGATGCAGCCGAGTACAAACATGTTGTGCTTGGCTTAATCTTTTTAAAGTATATATCTGATGCGTTTGAAGACCATTACGCAAAGCTCGTAGCCGGAGAAGGCGAATATGCAGGAGCTGACCCCGAAGATAAAGATGAGTACGGAGCAGAAAATGTGTTTTTTGTACCGGAAAAAGCTCGTTGGGCTTATATTCAATCACAAGCAAAGATGCCTAACATCGGTAAGTTGATTGATGATGCAATGGACTTGATTGAGGCTGACAATGCTACCCTAAAAGGGATTCTTCCTAAAACATTTGGACGTTCAAACCTCGACCCACAAACTTTGGGAGGCTTGATTGATACTATTGGTACAATAGCTTTGGGTGATGAGAAAGCAAAATCTCAGGATGTATTAGGTAGGGTTTATGAATATTTCTTAGGTCAGTTTGCTTTGGCAGAAGGTCAAAAGGGAGGTCAGTTCTACACGCCAGAGAGCATTGTAAAGCTTTTGGTGGAAATGTTAGAGCCATACAAAGGACGTGTTTATGACCCTTGCTGTGGTTCAGGTGGCATGTTTGTTCAGAGTGAAAAATTTATTGAAAGTCATCAAGGACGATTGGATGATATTTCGGTATATGGACAAGAAAGCAACCAAACAACATATCGCTTGTGCCGAATGAACCTAGCTATACGTGGTATTGATGGCTCAAACATTAAATGGAATACAGAAGGTTCATTCCTAAATAACGCACACAAAGATTTAAAAGCTGATTATATAATAGCCAATCCACCGTTTAACGTAAGCGATTGGAGTGGTGAATTATTGCGTGATGATGCACGTTGGCAATACGGCGTACCTCCAACAGGCAATGCCAACTTTGGTTGGGTGCAGCACTTCTTGTATCACCTAAAACCCGATGGTGGACATGCAGGGTTTGTTTTAGCCAATGGCTCGTTAAGCTCAAATACAGGTGGCGAAGGTGCTATACGCCAAAAGTTAGTAGAAAACGACTTGGTTGAGTGTATTGTAATGCTACCTAAAGCCCTGTTCTTTAATACTGGTATTCCGGCTTGTTTGTGGTTTTTACGCAGAGGCAAAAAGCAACGCAATGGCGAAACCCTCTTTATTGATGCTTCTGACTTGGGCGTTATGATTAACCGTAAAAATCGGGTATTAGAAGCTGAAGATGTTAGTAAAGTTGCTGATGTCTATCACAATTGGTTAAAACAAAGTGAGGACTACGAAGATGTAAAGGGCTTTTGCAAATCAGCTACCATCGAGGATATACAAAAACACAAGTTTGTATTAACTCCCGGGCGTTATGTTGGTATTCCAGATGAAGAGGATGATGGTATTCCCTTCCAAGAAAAGATTGACACACTAACCACTCGATTACGAGAGCAGATGAACCAAGCCCAAGAGCTTGACAAGGAAATTAAAACACAACTGGCTAAAATTGGGATTGAGTTATGA
- a CDS encoding restriction endonuclease subunit S, translating to MSEWRQVKLGDVIQLSTTKVESKKILLERYISTDNLLPNLGGIELAKSLPKQPKYTSFQKGDVLFSNIRTYFKKVWKADFDGGCSNDVLVFKSIDNNEVDQAFVYYVISNSVFVDYTAFTAKGTKMPRGDKEAIKNYSLLLPGITEQIEIAKTLSNLDKKITLLRQQNQDLEELAQTLFKRWFVEFEFPNENGEPYKSSGGKMVESELGEIPEGWRLGSLDEFSTLKSGYAFKSNDFVDNSLVKAIKIKDLKGKGIVEISDASSVSEHVTIIDRVKYFKLEEGDIVLAMSGNTTGKIGIIPPHENELYLNQRVGKFFLKESSYKSFVYNFLMSGNYEERILSMGYGSAQPNINPGQIESIEVLIPSEKLLTDYIKISEPIFNKVLVNNEEIQSLTQLRDTLLPKLMSGELRVNEY from the coding sequence ATGAGTGAGTGGAGACAAGTAAAATTAGGTGACGTAATTCAACTTTCAACCACCAAAGTTGAATCTAAAAAAATTTTACTTGAAAGGTATATTTCGACGGATAATTTATTACCTAATCTTGGTGGTATTGAATTAGCAAAGAGTCTTCCTAAACAACCAAAATATACCTCTTTTCAAAAGGGAGATGTGTTGTTTTCTAACATCCGGACATACTTTAAAAAGGTTTGGAAAGCTGATTTTGATGGTGGTTGTTCAAATGATGTTCTAGTTTTTAAATCTATTGACAATAATGAAGTTGACCAAGCATTTGTTTATTATGTGATTAGTAATTCAGTTTTTGTTGACTATACTGCTTTTACTGCAAAAGGTACTAAGATGCCTCGTGGAGATAAAGAAGCAATTAAAAACTACTCCCTATTATTGCCAGGTATTACCGAACAAATAGAAATAGCCAAAACACTTTCAAACCTTGACAAAAAAATCACCCTACTCCGCCAACAAAACCAAGACTTAGAAGAATTGGCACAAACGCTTTTTAAACGTTGGTTTGTGGAGTTTGAGTTTCCTAATGAAAATGGTGAGCCTTATAAAAGTTCTGGTGGTAAAATGGTCGAGAGTGAGTTGGGCGAAATTCCGGAGGGGTGGCGATTAGGTAGTTTAGATGAGTTTTCTACTCTCAAATCAGGTTATGCATTTAAAAGCAATGATTTTGTGGATAATAGCTTAGTTAAAGCCATAAAAATAAAAGACCTAAAAGGAAAGGGAATAGTTGAAATCTCGGATGCATCAAGCGTTTCTGAGCATGTTACAATTATTGATAGAGTTAAATATTTTAAATTAGAAGAAGGTGATATAGTTCTTGCAATGTCTGGTAATACCACAGGTAAGATTGGAATAATTCCACCACATGAAAATGAATTGTACTTAAATCAACGTGTTGGGAAATTCTTTTTGAAAGAATCTTCTTACAAAAGTTTCGTGTACAACTTTCTCATGTCTGGCAATTATGAAGAAAGAATTCTTTCTATGGGATATGGTTCAGCACAACCTAATATCAATCCAGGGCAAATTGAATCCATTGAGGTGCTTATTCCTAGTGAAAAATTATTAACTGACTACATTAAAATCTCAGAACCCATTTTCAATAAGGTTTTAGTGAATAATGAAGAAATTCAATCACTTACTCAATTGCGAGACACTTTGTTGCCAAAGTTGATGAGTGGGGAGTTGAGAGTTAATGAATATTAA
- a CDS encoding SLATT domain-containing protein — protein MTDSKVLLESQIREIYGRVIYTHKTHEKCADVLKTRHDWLKFAEIILSAATTTSVLVILFGDGKAFQLIAAFCSTILLGLTLYSKDFNLLAIAEKHKQAALDILEVREALLSLLIDIRIGNKEIELLQIRRDELNEELINTYRGAPKTINKAYQKASKALQENEEFTFSDPEIDKFLPENLRRSKQ, from the coding sequence ATGACGGATAGTAAAGTTTTATTAGAATCTCAAATTAGAGAAATATATGGTAGAGTAATATATACTCATAAGACCCATGAAAAATGTGCTGATGTTTTAAAAACAAGGCATGACTGGTTAAAGTTTGCTGAAATAATTTTGTCTGCTGCAACTACTACCAGTGTGTTAGTTATTCTATTTGGTGATGGTAAGGCGTTTCAATTGATTGCTGCGTTTTGTTCAACTATCTTATTAGGGTTAACCCTTTACTCAAAAGATTTCAATTTGCTTGCAATTGCGGAAAAACACAAACAAGCTGCTTTAGATATACTCGAAGTAAGAGAAGCTCTACTTTCTCTTTTAATTGATATTAGGATTGGTAACAAAGAAATTGAATTGCTGCAAATTAGACGTGATGAACTTAACGAAGAGCTAATTAATACGTATAGAGGTGCACCAAAAACTATCAACAAAGCTTATCAAAAAGCATCAAAAGCATTGCAAGAGAATGAGGAGTTTACGTTTTCAGACCCTGAAATAGATAAGTTTTTACCTGAAAATCTAAGAAGAAGTAAACAGTAG
- a CDS encoding type I restriction endonuclease subunit R, which produces MTKITENDIELWAIEELENLGWNYMHGAVIAPDGEEPERNSFSDVILKGRLQEAIARNNPEIPFEAQQEALKNIERIVSPELMVNNQNFHELLAEGVPVEYRKDGIQRGDRVQLVNFSNPKQNDFLVVNQFTIIENNNNKRPDLILFVNGLPLVIFELKNAVDENATLHSAFKQIQTYKDTIPSLFTFNTFCVLSDGADAKAGSLSAGYSRYLAWKTSDGIQEASTLTSQLEVLIKGLTNPETLIDYIRHFIVFEEDKHIDAKGIATIKTIKKVAAYHQYYAVNKAIESVKKASADNGDRKGGVVWHTQGSGKSLSMVFFSGKLVLQLNNPTILVITDRNDLDDQLFDTFGSSKQLLRQVPIQAESREHLKELLKVASGGIVFATIQKFQPEDGSNIYEQLSDRTNIVVVADEAHRTQYGFKPKTIDVKDDNGNVIGQRLVYGFAKYMRDALPNATYLGFTGTPVESTDANTPAVFGNYVDIYDIAQAVEDGATVPIYYESRLVKINLSEEGKQLIEELDEELAKDELTETQKAKAKWTKVEAIIGSEARLKKVAEDIVFHYEERTNSGIEGKAMIVTMSRQIAADLYKEIIKIRPHWHDDDLDKGVLKVVMTASSSDGPELMKHHTSKDQRRALADRMKDTSDPMKLVIVRDMWLTGFDAPSMHTLYIDKPMKGHNLMQAIARVNRVYKDKPGGLVVDYFGIASDLKKALSFYSDSGGKGDPAEAQEKAVQLMLEKLEVVSQMFSENPSVQHADYAMAAEPKVPYGDGFAYENYFDAPIKEKLELIISAVEHVLSLDDGKNRYVREVTALSKAFAIALPHDEAMDAKDEIAFFQAVKARIQKIDMGEVSGGKTDYEIETAIKQVIDEAIVSEQVVDIFDAAGIKKPELSVLDDDFLEEMKDMKHKNLALEVLKKLLNDEIKVRAKHNIVQSRTLMEMLESSIKRYQNNLITAAEIIQEMIELAKEIKEADKRGEKMGLSKDELAFYDAVSSNGSAKDMLGDEVLLKLARVLVERVKANATIDWTVKESVKKKLKVIVKRTLRQYGYPPDLQKLATETVLSQAEALADFWND; this is translated from the coding sequence ATGACCAAAATAACTGAAAACGATATAGAACTTTGGGCAATTGAGGAATTGGAGAACCTTGGTTGGAACTATATGCACGGTGCTGTTATTGCCCCTGACGGTGAAGAACCGGAACGAAATTCTTTTAGTGATGTAATTTTAAAAGGTCGCTTACAAGAAGCTATTGCCCGAAACAATCCTGAAATACCTTTTGAAGCCCAACAAGAGGCATTAAAAAACATCGAGCGAATTGTTTCTCCGGAACTCATGGTCAATAATCAGAACTTCCATGAGCTATTAGCAGAAGGAGTTCCTGTTGAGTATCGTAAAGATGGTATTCAGCGTGGCGACCGGGTTCAGTTGGTCAATTTTAGTAATCCAAAGCAAAACGACTTCCTGGTGGTAAATCAATTTACCATCATTGAGAATAACAATAACAAACGTCCTGACCTGATTCTGTTTGTGAACGGTTTGCCCCTGGTAATATTTGAATTAAAAAATGCTGTTGATGAAAACGCAACTTTGCATTCAGCATTTAAGCAGATTCAAACCTATAAAGACACAATACCAAGTCTGTTTACATTCAATACTTTTTGTGTACTTTCAGACGGTGCTGATGCAAAAGCAGGTTCTTTATCGGCTGGATATTCTCGTTATTTAGCATGGAAAACAAGTGATGGTATTCAGGAAGCATCTACCCTAACAAGTCAGTTAGAGGTATTAATAAAAGGTTTAACCAATCCTGAAACATTAATAGATTACATACGCCACTTTATTGTTTTTGAAGAAGACAAACATATTGACGCAAAAGGAATAGCTACAATTAAGACTATAAAAAAGGTAGCTGCCTATCATCAATACTATGCCGTAAACAAAGCCATTGAATCTGTAAAAAAAGCATCGGCTGATAATGGTGACCGAAAAGGTGGTGTAGTTTGGCATACTCAAGGTAGTGGTAAGTCTCTCTCAATGGTGTTTTTTAGTGGTAAGTTGGTTTTACAGCTTAATAATCCAACCATTTTAGTGATTACCGACCGTAACGATTTAGACGACCAATTATTTGATACATTCGGTTCATCAAAACAACTGTTGCGTCAAGTTCCAATCCAAGCAGAAAGCAGAGAGCATTTAAAAGAATTGCTAAAAGTAGCCTCCGGAGGAATTGTATTTGCTACCATACAGAAATTCCAACCCGAAGATGGCTCGAACATATATGAGCAACTATCAGACCGTACTAATATTGTGGTGGTTGCTGATGAAGCCCACCGTACTCAATATGGTTTTAAACCAAAAACTATTGATGTTAAAGACGATAATGGTAATGTAATTGGTCAGCGTTTGGTTTATGGTTTTGCCAAGTATATGCGTGATGCTTTGCCCAATGCAACCTATTTAGGGTTTACAGGAACTCCTGTTGAATCTACCGATGCAAATACCCCTGCCGTTTTTGGTAACTATGTTGATATTTACGATATAGCACAAGCCGTTGAAGATGGTGCTACCGTTCCTATTTACTACGAAAGCCGTTTGGTGAAAATCAATCTTTCAGAAGAAGGAAAACAGCTTATCGAGGAGCTTGATGAAGAATTGGCGAAGGATGAATTAACAGAAACCCAAAAGGCAAAAGCCAAGTGGACAAAGGTTGAAGCTATTATTGGTAGTGAGGCAAGATTAAAGAAGGTAGCAGAAGATATTGTTTTTCACTACGAGGAACGTACCAATAGCGGTATCGAAGGTAAAGCAATGATTGTTACCATGAGCAGACAAATAGCTGCTGATTTGTATAAGGAAATCATTAAAATACGCCCACATTGGCATGATGATGATTTGGATAAAGGTGTGCTAAAAGTAGTGATGACTGCTTCTTCATCCGATGGTCCAGAGTTAATGAAACATCATACATCAAAAGACCAACGAAGAGCATTAGCCGACCGAATGAAAGATACCTCTGACCCGATGAAATTGGTAATTGTTCGGGATATGTGGTTGACCGGATTTGATGCGCCAAGTATGCACACTTTATATATCGATAAACCAATGAAAGGTCATAACCTGATGCAAGCAATAGCAAGGGTTAACCGGGTATATAAAGACAAGCCGGGTGGTTTGGTGGTTGATTATTTTGGTATTGCTTCTGATTTAAAAAAGGCACTATCCTTCTATTCCGATAGCGGTGGAAAAGGCGACCCGGCAGAGGCACAGGAAAAGGCGGTTCAGTTAATGTTGGAAAAGCTGGAAGTTGTTTCTCAAATGTTCTCAGAAAATCCTAGTGTACAACATGCTGATTATGCAATGGCAGCAGAACCTAAAGTGCCTTACGGAGATGGCTTTGCTTATGAGAATTATTTTGATGCTCCAATAAAAGAGAAGTTGGAGTTAATAATTTCTGCGGTTGAGCATGTGCTTAGTTTGGATGATGGTAAAAACAGATATGTAAGAGAAGTAACTGCTCTTTCAAAAGCCTTTGCTATTGCCTTACCTCACGATGAAGCTATGGATGCCAAAGACGAGATTGCATTCTTTCAGGCAGTAAAAGCCCGAATCCAAAAGATTGATATGGGCGAAGTTTCAGGTGGAAAAACCGATTACGAGATTGAAACCGCAATTAAACAAGTTATTGATGAAGCAATAGTTTCGGAACAAGTAGTAGATATTTTTGATGCAGCAGGAATTAAAAAGCCGGAATTATCTGTATTAGATGATGATTTTCTTGAGGAAATGAAAGACATGAAGCATAAGAACCTTGCTTTGGAAGTCCTCAAAAAACTACTTAACGATGAGATTAAGGTAAGAGCCAAACACAATATAGTTCAGAGCCGTACCCTAATGGAGATGCTAGAATCATCCATTAAACGCTACCAAAACAACTTAATCACTGCTGCCGAAATCATTCAGGAAATGATTGAATTAGCAAAAGAGATAAAGGAAGCAGATAAGCGTGGCGAAAAAATGGGCTTATCAAAAGATGAGCTTGCATTTTATGATGCAGTATCATCAAATGGAAGTGCCAAGGATATGCTTGGCGATGAAGTATTGTTAAAACTTGCAAGGGTACTTGTTGAACGTGTTAAAGCCAACGCCACAATAGACTGGACTGTAAAAGAATCTGTAAAAAAGAAGTTGAAAGTAATCGTAAAAAGAACGCTTCGCCAATATGGTTATCCACCGGATTTACAAAAATTGGCAACAGAAACAGTATTAAGCCAGGCAGAAGCTTTGGCAGATTTTTGGAATGATTGA